The genomic segment GCGCCGCCGAGATGGAGATTGGTCATCGGGGAGCGGCTGGTGCGCACCACCGCGTGGGTCGCCCTGCCGTCCACGACGACGACCCGCAGATCGGCGGCCCTGCCGTACTGCGCCGCCTTGGGCAGCCAGCGCTCCACCTGCAGCCCGTCCCCGGCCAGCGCGTCCACCAGCGCGGCGACCTCGCGCTCGTCCTCGTAGCGCCGAACGCGCAGCGAGTTGAAGAGCCGTCCGTCGGTGGTCCGCTCCACCGACGTCGTCGCCCGGAGCCGGCCGGGCCCGCCGAACTCCAGGGCGATCACGCCCGACGCGGACGAGCCATGCGCGGGCTTGACGAACGCGCGCGGCATGCGCGCCGCGCGCAACTGCTCCCTGAGGTCGTCCCAGCCGCGCACGGGCGCGGTGAGCGCGGGCGGTACGGCGACGCCGGCCGCCAGCAGCCGGGCGTGGCAGCGCCGTTTGTCGAACAGCACGGCGACGTCCTGCGGATCGTCGAGCAGCGTGGCGCCCGCCTCCACCGCGGCCCGCGCCACTTCCCGTACGGCGCCGGTGAACCGCCGGTACCAGACGGCACTGCCCTCGACACGGGTCGGATCGCCGCCGCCGCGCAGCGCCCGGTCGACCTCCGGGTCCTCGCCGGGGGAGTCCACCCGCACGATCTCGCCCGGCGTGAACCCGTACGCC from the Streptomyces sp. RKAG293 genome contains:
- a CDS encoding STM4014 family protein translates to MSPSPSSSTVRSDVRFAVVGNPGNRRVTMFADAVRAAGLPAPRLVAWRDVLRGAYGFTPGEIVRVDSPGEDPEVDRALRGGGDPTRVEGSAVWYRRFTGAVREVARAAVEAGATLLDDPQDVAVLFDKRRCHARLLAAGVAVPPALTAPVRGWDDLREQLRAARMPRAFVKPAHGSSASGVIALEFGGPGRLRATTSVERTTDGRLFNSLRVRRYEDEREVAALVDALAGDGLQVERWLPKAAQYGRAADLRVVVVDGRATHAVVRTSRSPMTNLHLGGARGDLDAARAATEAAGLGWERVTGIAEQAAACFPGTLCVGVDVLPGTGWRRFAVGEVNAFGDLLPRLTGLPGSGAEEQDTYAAQVAAVLRRERHRATAAA